DNA from Victivallaceae bacterium:
ATAAGCAGCAAAAATCTCTCGTTTCCTTAATAAAAATATGTAGTAACGGACGATTATTATCGTGAGACTCATCAACCGAAACTCCTAATTTTTGTTTAACTTTTTCAAGATGAGTTTTTACGGTATCTCTTGAAAAATGAGAGTTCGGCTTTTGAGGATCCATCATAATATCTCGATTCTTTCCATTCCGTTTAGATATTTTCTTAAAACTTGAGGAATAATGATAGAGCCATCGACGGTTTGATTATTTTCAAGCAAAGCAACCATCAATCGAGGAGTTGCCAGACCGGAACCGTTTAAAGTATGTGCGAAATGAAGACGGTTGTCTTGATCCTTATAACGGATATTGGACCGTCTGGCCTGATAGTCACTACAGTTCGATATGGAGGACACTTCATAGTAACGGCTTTGTCCGGGAAGCCATACCTCAACGTCGATTGTCCTGCATGCCGTAAAGGACATGTCTCCTGTGCTTAATAAGGATAATTGATAATGGAGCCCTAAAGAAATAAGAATATCTTCTGCCGTTGCCAGCATTTTATCAAAAATTATTTGATTCTGTTCGGGAGTCGTAAAAGCAAACATTTCTATCTTGTGAAATTGATGAACTCTGACAAGTCCTCGTTCTTGAGCTCCTGCAGCTCCGGCTTCTCTTCTGAAACAGGGTGAAAAGGCTGCATAAGTAAGAGGAAGTTCGGACTCGCGGAATATTTCATTGGAATGCAATCCGTTTAATACGACTTCTGCGGTTGGGATAAGGTAAAGACTTTGGTTGCCGTCTTCTACTTTATAATATTGACCGTCGAATTTGGGTATTTGCCCCGATCCGAATAAAATGTCTTTTTTTACCAAAAGCGGGGGCAACCAAAGTTCGAACCCATGTTCAACCTGTTTATCCATCATAAAGGATAATAAGGCCCATTCAAGTTTGGCTCCGAGATTTCGATAAGCAGGCCAACCCGAACCGGTCGTCTTTGCAGTTCTCTCAAAATCAAACAGAACGTGTTTATCGTTTAACTCCAAATGATTTAGAGGATGAAAATTAAAAGTAGGTTTTTCGGACCACGATTTAATAACGATGTTGCCTTCCTTCCCTTCGGCTACGGGAACGGTTTCTTCCGGATAATTCGGAAGATACGACATTCGTCGGAAAAATTCGTCTTTCGTCTGAGTCAATTGTTGTTCAAGAAAAGCGATTTTTTCTTTCAAATCATCAACTTCTTGAATTAATTGAATCTTTAGATTGGGATCGCTTTTGGCTAATCGTATTTTTTCCGAAAGAGTTTTTTTATGGGAAACCAATCGTTCGGATTCGGTTTTTAGATTTCTGATCCGTTCGTCAAGAGTCAAAATTTCGGATAAGGAAACATCCGAAACTTTTCTTTTTAGGAGCTTTTCGCATTGTTCGGGATTCTTGCGGATTAACTTTATGTCGAGCATACTACAACTGCCGTGACCGTGTTTTCAATGTGAGTCAAG
Protein-coding regions in this window:
- the serS gene encoding serine--tRNA ligase, translated to MLDIKLIRKNPEQCEKLLKRKVSDVSLSEILTLDERIRNLKTESERLVSHKKTLSEKIRLAKSDPNLKIQLIQEVDDLKEKIAFLEQQLTQTKDEFFRRMSYLPNYPEETVPVAEGKEGNIVIKSWSEKPTFNFHPLNHLELNDKHVLFDFERTAKTTGSGWPAYRNLGAKLEWALLSFMMDKQVEHGFELWLPPLLVKKDILFGSGQIPKFDGQYYKVEDGNQSLYLIPTAEVVLNGLHSNEIFRESELPLTYAAFSPCFRREAGAAGAQERGLVRVHQFHKIEMFAFTTPEQNQIIFDKMLATAEDILISLGLHYQLSLLSTGDMSFTACRTIDVEVWLPGQSRYYEVSSISNCSDYQARRSNIRYKDQDNRLHFAHTLNGSGLATPRLMVALLENNQTVDGSIIIPQVLRKYLNGMERIEIL